The following are from one region of the Nymphaea colorata isolate Beijing-Zhang1983 chromosome 7, ASM883128v2, whole genome shotgun sequence genome:
- the LOC116257093 gene encoding uncharacterized protein LOC116257093, with amino-acid sequence MSIVIRRLIYRGIQTSSESPTRMIRFKLDAPRRVEVEFSDGSLFSLSAEFLRVHSPAADSKIRTVGGEKVIYGRRHVGIMSAELVGNYGIRISFDDLHRTGIYTWDYFYHLGTNKFTLMRNYIKTLKRHGLSRDPRVRKDIKT; translated from the exons ATGTCGATAGTTATTCGAAGACTAATTTACAGAGGCATCCAGACGTCTTCCGAGTCTCCTACAAGGATGATCAGGTTCAAGCTTGACGCTCCTCGTCGG GTGGAAGTAGAATTCAGTGATGGTAGTTTGTTTAGTTTGTCTGCGGAATTTCTTAGAGTGCATAGTCCTGCTGCTGATAGCAAGATTCGGACTGTCGGTGGTGAGAAG GTAATATATGGTAGAAGGCATGTGGGTATCATGTCTGCTGAGCTTGTTGGAAACTATGGAATAAG aatAAGCTTTGACGACTTGCACAGAACTGGCATTTATACATGGGACTACTTCTATCATCTGGGAACCAATAAGTTCACACTTATGAGGAATTACATAAAGACATTAAAGAGACATGGTCTGAGCCGAGATCCACGTGTAAGAAAAGACATAAAAACATAA
- the LOC116257903 gene encoding probable long-chain-alcohol O-fatty-acyltransferase 1 — MAAYPSFFPKLNPLNLTAAMNASHFPFALPISPRLSELDALLRVFLSTVVSLAFVHTVVSRLPKKLPRLIATLPIVYLFFFLPWQLSSICFRTIAAFCLSWICNFKLLLFCFDSGPLLLHLHSLPHFVAFAALPVQVRLPESRPSKDQKCAEQHHHQHSFSGMTVLRVALGLSVMFLSLWALSTDYAQRRQALAVPPLYTLLMFSVLYIYLAVGTIPVSLCLGVEIEPQFDRPYVSTSLGDFWGHRWNLIVTATLRPAVYWPVRSACLRLLGSLPARLVATLATFLVSGLMHEMLLYCLTVEPPTWEWTGFFVLHGFLLTGELCLKRAVGPVALPRALKVALTLSLLYATAVWLFYPPVIRIGLNSKAIAEMRFALDVLLSRI; from the coding sequence ATGGCTGCCTATCCATCCTTCTTTCCGAAGCTCAATCCTCTTAACCTCACAGCTGCCATGAATGCCTCCCATTTTCCCTTCGCATTACCCATCAGCCCGAGACTGAGCGAGCTCGACGCACTGCTCAGAGTCTTCCTTTCCACCGTCGTCTCCCTAGCTTTCGTCCACACTGTCGTATCCAGACTCCCCAAGAAACTTCCCCGCCTAATCGCCACCCTCCCCATCGTctacctcttcttcttcctcccctgGCAGTTGTCCTCTATCTGCTTTCGCACCATCGCCGCCTTCTGCCTTTCTTGGATCTGCAACTTCAAGCTCCTTCTCTTCTGCTTCGATTCCGgccccctcctcctccaccttcaTTCCCTCCCCCACTTCGTCGCCTTCGCCGCCCTTCCCGTCCAGGTCAGACTGCCGGAAAGCAGACCAAGCAAAGACCAGAAGTGCGCGGAGCAGCACCACCATCAGCATTCCTTCTCAGGAATGACGGTGCTGAGAGTTGCACTCGGGCTATCCGTCATGTTCCTCTCCCTGTGGGCCTTGTCCACCGACTACGCACAACGGCGGCAGGCTCTCGCCGTCCCCCCGCTCTACACCCTGTTGATGTTCTCCGTCCTCTACATCTACCTGGCCGTCGGGACCATTCCGGTGAGTCTGTGCCTCGGCGTCGAGATCGAACCGCAGTTCGACCGGCCGTACGTCTCTACATCGCTCGGAGACTTCTGGGGCCACCGCTGGAACCTCATCGTGACCGCCACCCTCAGGCCCGCCGTGTACTGGCCCGTCCGGTCCGCATGCTTGCGCCTGCTGGGCTCACTCCCGGCGCGCCTGGTGGCGACTCTGGCGACCTTCCTGGTGTCCGGGCTCATGCACGAGATGCTGCTGTACTGCCTGACGGTGGAGCCGCCGACGTGGGAGTGGACCGGCTTCTTCGTCCTGCACGGCTTTCTCTTGACAGGGGAGCTCTGCCTGAAGCGTGCCGTCGGCCCTGTCGCCCTGCCCCGCGCCCTCAAGGTGGCGCTCACTCTGAGCTTGCTCTACGCGACGGCGGTGTGGCTCTTTTACCCGCCGGTGATAAGGATCGGCTTGAACTCGAAGGCCATAGCTGAGATGCGGTTCGCTTTGGACGTGCTGTTGAGTCGCATTTAG
- the LOC116257191 gene encoding probable long-chain-alcohol O-fatty-acyltransferase 5 gives MAVVHDPLNLTTAMNAYRFPFVIPISPRLSELDALLRVFLSTVASLTFVHIVVSRVPKNLPRLIATLPIVYLFFILPWLFSSIAFRITCVFFLSWLCNFRLLLFCFDSGPLLLHRRSLPHFVAFAALPIQIRLPETSKDRRQVEQHHHHQHSSSGTTLPRVALALSTIFLSLGALFTDYVQRRRALCLPALYTLLMSSSLDAFLAVGTIPARLWLGVEVEQQFDRPYLATSLANFWGHRWNLVVTATLRPAVYWPVRSACSRLVGSFPARLVAIVATFLVSALMHELVMYYLILEPPKWEWTGFFVLHGFLVAGEACVKRFAGAVPLPRALKVAVTLTMLYVTAMWLFYPPLIRIGLDSKAAAEVQSALKVLLGRA, from the coding sequence ATGGCAGTTGTCCACGATCCTCTCAATCTCACGACAGCCATGAACGCCTACCGCTTTCCCTTCGTCATACCCATCAGCCCGAGACTGAGCGAGTTAGATGCACTTCTCAGAGTCTTCCTTTCCACCGTCGCCTCTCTCACCTTCGTCCACATCGTCGTATCCAGAGTCCCCAAGAACCTTCCCCGCCTCATCGCCACCCTCCCCATCGTCTACCTCTTCTTCATCCTCCCCTGGCTGTTCTCCTCCATAGCCTTCCGCATAACCTGTGTCTTCTTCCTCTCATGGCTCTGCAACTTCAGGCTCCTCCTCTTTTGCTTCGACTCTGGGcccctcctcctccaccgcCGTTCCCTCCCCCACTTCGTTGCCTTCGCCGCCCTCCCCATCCAGATCAGACTGCCGGAAACCAGCAAAGACCGGCGGCAAGTGGAgcagcaccaccaccatcagCATTCCTCCTCAGGGACGACTTTGCCGAGAGTTGCACTCGCGCTATCCACCATATTCCTCTCCCTCGGCGCCTTGTTCACAGACTACGTACAGCGGCGCCGGGCGCTGTGCCTTCCCGCGCTCTACACCTTGCTGATGTCCTCCTCCCTCGACGCCTTCCTGGCCGTCGGGACCATCCCGGCGCGCCTCTGGCTGGGCGTCGAGGTCGAGCAGCAGTTCGACCGGCCGTACCTGGCGACGTCCCTCGCCAACTTCTGGGGCCACCGCTGGAACCTTGTCGTCACCGCCACGCTCAGGCCCGCCGTGTACTGGCCCGTCCGGTCCGCGTGCTCGCGCCTGGTAGGCTCGTTCCCGGCGCGCCTGGTGGCTATCGTGGCAACCTTCCTGGTGTCCGCGCTCATGCACGAGCTGGTGATGTACTACCTGATCCTGGAGCCTCCAAAGTGGGAGTGGACCGGCTTCTTCGTCCTGCATGGCTTCCTTGTAGCTGGAGAGGCTTGCGTGAAGAGGTTCGCCGGCGCCGTCCCCCTGCCCCGCGCATTGAAGGTGGCCGTCACTCTGACCATGCTCTACGTGACGGCGATGTGGCTATTTTACCCGCCGCTGATACGGATTGGCTTGGACTCGAAGGCCGCAGCTGAGGTCCAGTCCGCTTTGAAAGTGCTGCTAGGTCGCGCCTAG